The following proteins are encoded in a genomic region of Pseudomonadota bacterium:
- a CDS encoding beta-ketoacyl-[acyl-carrier-protein] synthase family protein has translation MNKRRVAITGIGIISCLGLTREDVQQSLREGVSGIKLLPERKKLG, from the coding sequence ATAAATAAAAGACGAGTCGCCATTACCGGAATCGGGATTATCTCCTGCCTGGGACTCACACGGGAAGATGTACAACAATCACTCCGGGAGGGAGTAAGCGGCATAAAGCTCCTGCCCGAGAGAAAAAAACTCGG